In a single window of the Pseudodesulfovibrio profundus genome:
- a CDS encoding cytochrome ubiquinol oxidase subunit I, which produces MDVLMLSRLQFAAATMFHFIFVPLTLGLSVLIACMETAYVRTGNEVWRKMAKFWGKIFLVNFALGVVTGITLEFQFGTNWSRYSMFVGDIFGSLLAIEATAAFFLESTFIGVWHFGWNKLTPKAHAIVAWLVAGASNLSAIWILIANGFMQDPTGYVIRNGRAELTDFFAVITNKWAWLEFFHVIPAAMCLAGFFMMGVAAWHLLRKSETEFFQKSFSLGVTIALIFSIFTAVEGHIHGNNMALKQPTKLAAMESHWETQRNAPMYLLVVPGEDGNLIEALPIPGMLSFLAYNDFNAEVKGLNDFPKEDRPPVVITFLAFRAMVGIGTIMPALALFGWVMRNRLDKFPLYLKILPFCIPLPYIAIQAGWVLAEVGRQPWIVYGLMRTSDAVSPISTGEVGFTLVLMCALYALLGAAGIWLMIKLAKKGPEDNTPIQV; this is translated from the coding sequence ATGGATGTGTTAATGCTCTCACGGCTGCAGTTTGCTGCTGCCACCATGTTCCACTTCATCTTTGTTCCGCTCACGCTGGGGCTCTCCGTGCTCATCGCCTGCATGGAAACCGCGTATGTTCGCACCGGCAATGAGGTATGGCGCAAAATGGCTAAATTCTGGGGTAAGATATTCCTGGTCAACTTCGCCCTCGGTGTTGTGACCGGTATCACCCTCGAATTCCAATTCGGCACCAACTGGTCCCGTTATTCCATGTTCGTAGGAGACATTTTCGGCTCTCTGCTCGCCATCGAGGCGACAGCGGCCTTCTTCCTCGAATCAACATTTATCGGCGTCTGGCACTTCGGCTGGAACAAACTCACGCCCAAAGCACATGCCATCGTTGCATGGCTGGTCGCGGGTGCGTCCAACCTCTCAGCCATTTGGATCCTCATCGCCAACGGCTTCATGCAGGACCCGACCGGATATGTCATCCGCAACGGCCGCGCCGAGTTGACCGACTTTTTCGCGGTCATCACCAACAAATGGGCCTGGCTGGAATTCTTCCATGTCATCCCCGCTGCCATGTGTCTGGCAGGTTTCTTCATGATGGGCGTGGCCGCGTGGCACCTGCTCAGAAAGAGCGAAACCGAATTCTTCCAGAAGTCCTTCAGCCTCGGCGTGACCATCGCGCTCATTTTCTCGATCTTCACCGCTGTCGAAGGACACATCCACGGCAACAACATGGCCCTGAAACAGCCCACCAAGCTGGCTGCCATGGAATCGCACTGGGAAACCCAGCGCAATGCGCCCATGTACCTGCTCGTTGTTCCGGGTGAGGACGGCAACCTTATCGAAGCCCTGCCTATTCCGGGCATGCTGAGCTTCCTTGCCTACAACGACTTCAATGCTGAAGTGAAAGGCCTGAACGACTTCCCCAAGGAAGACCGGCCTCCTGTCGTGATCACCTTCCTGGCTTTCCGCGCAATGGTCGGTATCGGCACCATCATGCCTGCCCTCGCCCTCTTCGGATGGGTCATGCGCAACCGGCTGGACAAGTTCCCGCTGTATCTCAAGATATTACCGTTCTGCATCCCCCTTCCCTACATCGCCATCCAGGCGGGCTGGGTACTGGCGGAAGTAGGACGTCAACCATGGATCGTTTACGGGCTGATGCGGACCTCGGATGCGGTCTCGCCCATATCAACGGGTGAGGTCGGCTTCACGCTGGTTCTCATGTGCGCTCTTTATGCTCTGCTCGGCGCAGCAGGCATCTGGCTGATGATCAAGCTGGCCAAGAAGGGCCCTGAAGACAACACCCCCATCCAGGTCTAA